One Deinococcus sp. LM3 genomic region harbors:
- a CDS encoding prephenate dehydratase, producing the protein MSERPDRLTVAFQGNPGSYGEIAALNALGEGRDIESRGYPTFHEVARAVEAGEAEFGVLPVENSLMGAIHQSIDLLSETDLHVTGEVIVRVSHCLMALPGVALEDIRRVASQQPALDQCTVLIRKHGWQPVAAHDTAGSAKNLAQSGERDLAAIASSRAAELYGLNILQCEIEDEPFNFTRFMILSRAEPAPSDAPHKTSLVFAVRHTPGFLVETLNELRGLNLSRIESRPRRDRAWSYLMYVDIEGDARDPRVAQALAGVLRKASYAKIIGSYPAAQGTVG; encoded by the coding sequence ATGAGTGAACGCCCCGACCGCCTGACTGTCGCCTTCCAGGGGAACCCCGGTTCCTACGGCGAGATCGCCGCCCTGAACGCTCTGGGTGAGGGCCGTGACATCGAGTCGCGCGGGTACCCGACCTTCCATGAGGTCGCGCGGGCCGTGGAGGCGGGTGAGGCGGAGTTCGGGGTGCTGCCGGTCGAGAACAGCCTGATGGGCGCCATTCACCAGTCCATCGACCTGCTGAGCGAGACGGACCTTCACGTGACGGGCGAGGTGATCGTGCGGGTGTCTCACTGCCTGATGGCGCTGCCGGGCGTGGCGCTGGAGGACATCCGGCGCGTGGCGAGTCAGCAGCCGGCGCTGGATCAGTGCACGGTGCTGATCCGCAAGCACGGCTGGCAGCCGGTCGCGGCGCACGACACGGCCGGGAGTGCCAAGAACCTCGCGCAGAGCGGCGAGCGGGACCTCGCCGCGATTGCCAGCAGCCGCGCGGCGGAACTGTACGGCCTGAACATCCTGCAATGCGAGATCGAGGACGAACCGTTCAACTTCACGCGGTTCATGATCCTGTCGCGCGCCGAGCCCGCGCCGAGCGACGCGCCGCACAAGACGAGTCTGGTGTTCGCGGTGCGGCACACGCCGGGCTTCCTGGTCGAGACGCTGAACGAGCTGCGCGGCCTGAACCTGAGCCGCATCGAGAGCCGCCCGCGCCGGGACCGCGCCTGGAGTTACCTGATGTACGTGGATATCGAGGGGGACGCCCGTGATCCGCGTGTGGCGCAGGCGCTGGCGGGGGTGCTGCGCAAGGCGAGTTACGCCAAGATCATCGGGTCTTACCCGGCGGCGCAGGGCACCGTCGGGTAA
- a CDS encoding amidase family protein: protein MTLTMPDPILDLDACSLAAATRRGDLTASEVTRTYLTRLHALNPHLHAVITVNPDAQRSADALDALSETRRGPLHGVPVLIKDNIDVAGLPTTAGSRLLLEHVPTQDAPLVARLRAAGAVILGKANMTEWANFMTVGMSNGYSSAGGQTLNPWGDTLDTGGSSSGSGVAVAARLCAAAIGTETSGSIVSPAHQNGVIGLKPTLGLVPRTGVVPISHSQDTAGPITRSARDAALILAVIAGPDPHDETSRRRPVPDLRLRDGVLGRAHVGIIRDEPHATPAEQATLDHLCARLDALNVTRLDVTFPTRQELNASGWNLEVLEYEFKGDLNAYLAGVTHGPRSLQDVIDANDRDPERLLRYGQTLLHAAQGTRGDASEANYRRARTRDLDLTRTRGFDQLFARGLDILIFPGIHGCGLAAKAGYPSLALPVTPPGTDTPGGTLLVAPAGQDGRLLSLASELNRELGGVRFPAV, encoded by the coding sequence GTGACCCTGACCATGCCCGACCCGATCCTCGATCTGGACGCCTGCTCCCTGGCCGCCGCCACCCGGCGCGGCGACCTGACCGCCAGCGAGGTCACCCGCACCTACCTGACCCGCCTGCACGCCCTGAACCCCCACCTGCACGCCGTGATCACCGTCAACCCGGACGCCCAGCGCAGCGCCGACGCCCTGGACGCCCTGAGCGAGACCCGGCGCGGCCCGCTGCACGGCGTGCCCGTCCTGATCAAGGACAACATCGACGTGGCGGGCCTGCCCACCACGGCCGGAAGCCGCCTGCTGCTGGAGCACGTCCCCACCCAGGACGCCCCGCTGGTCGCGCGCCTGCGGGCCGCCGGGGCCGTTATTCTGGGCAAGGCGAACATGACCGAATGGGCGAACTTCATGACCGTCGGCATGAGCAACGGCTACTCCAGCGCCGGCGGGCAGACCCTCAACCCCTGGGGAGACACCCTGGACACCGGCGGCAGCAGCAGCGGCAGCGGCGTGGCCGTCGCCGCGCGCCTGTGCGCCGCCGCCATCGGCACCGAGACCAGCGGCAGCATCGTCAGTCCCGCCCACCAGAACGGCGTGATCGGCCTGAAACCCACCCTGGGCCTCGTGCCGCGCACCGGCGTGGTCCCCATCAGCCACAGCCAGGATACCGCTGGCCCCATCACCCGCAGCGCCCGCGACGCCGCCCTGATCCTGGCCGTCATCGCTGGCCCGGACCCGCACGACGAGACCAGCCGCCGCCGCCCCGTCCCGGACCTGCGCCTCCGGGACGGCGTGCTCGGCCGCGCGCACGTGGGCATCATCCGCGACGAACCGCACGCCACCCCCGCCGAACAGGCCACCCTGGACCACCTGTGCGCCCGCCTGGACGCCCTGAACGTCACCCGCCTGGACGTGACCTTCCCCACCCGCCAGGAACTGAACGCCAGCGGCTGGAACCTCGAAGTCCTCGAATACGAATTCAAGGGCGACCTGAACGCCTACCTCGCCGGGGTCACGCACGGCCCCCGCAGCCTCCAGGACGTCATCGACGCGAACGACCGCGACCCGGAACGCCTGCTGCGCTACGGCCAGACCCTCCTGCACGCCGCGCAGGGCACCCGCGGCGACGCCAGCGAGGCCAACTACCGCCGCGCCCGCACCCGCGACCTGGACCTGACCCGCACGCGCGGTTTCGACCAGCTGTTCGCGCGCGGCCTGGACATCCTGATCTTCCCCGGCATTCACGGCTGCGGCCTGGCCGCCAAGGCCGGTTACCCCAGCCTCGCCCTGCCCGTCACGCCCCCCGGCACCGACACCCCCGGCGGCACACTGCTGGTCGCGCCCGCCGGACAGGACGGCCGCCTGCTGTCCCTGGCCTCCGAACTGAACCGCGAACTCGGCGGCGTGCGCTTCCCGGCGGTGTAG
- a CDS encoding septum site-determining protein MinC yields MKLRGTLGGMNLLLEPGDTADSVHESLAVRADLLGTHVTLEVQGDADPQALEVALAHIRAAGGTPGRIRAPRVTVTAPAPAPEARPPLPPARTVIVPNTLRAGFRGEYPGSVIVLGDVNPGAEIVAGGDVIVIGALRGVAHAGSGGHSDAIVWARPIASTQIRIGDAVARAPEGSSLNNMRHRDEQPTAEIARLNAGVIQIDTQK; encoded by the coding sequence ATGAAGTTGCGCGGCACGCTTGGCGGCATGAACCTCCTGCTCGAACCCGGTGACACGGCCGACTCGGTCCACGAGTCCCTCGCCGTGCGCGCCGACCTGCTGGGCACCCACGTGACCCTGGAAGTGCAGGGGGACGCCGACCCGCAGGCCCTGGAAGTCGCACTGGCCCACATCCGCGCGGCAGGCGGCACGCCGGGCCGGATCCGCGCGCCGCGCGTGACCGTCACCGCCCCCGCGCCCGCCCCGGAAGCCCGGCCTCCCCTGCCACCCGCGCGGACCGTGATCGTCCCGAACACCCTGCGCGCCGGGTTTCGCGGCGAGTATCCGGGCAGCGTGATCGTGCTGGGCGACGTGAACCCCGGCGCGGAGATCGTGGCAGGCGGCGACGTGATCGTGATCGGCGCCCTGCGCGGCGTGGCGCACGCCGGCAGCGGCGGACACAGCGACGCCATCGTATGGGCGCGGCCCATCGCCAGCACCCAGATCCGCATCGGTGACGCCGTCGCCCGCGCACCCGAAGGCAGCAGCCTGAACAACATGCGCCACCGCGACGAACAACCCACCGCCGAGATCGCCCGCCTGAACGCAGGAGTCATCCAGATCGACACGCAGAAGTAG
- a CDS encoding S1 RNA-binding domain-containing protein, giving the protein MVQLDSGAVVEGRVTRVTDFGAFIQFENGETGLVHISQIAHSFVRNIHDHVREGENVEVKVLGRDERGRLDLSIKELLEEPEEVPRPRAIGRQSPQFEAKLRSFMRDAKERTTAGGGKKPAGKRKK; this is encoded by the coding sequence TTGGTGCAGCTTGATTCCGGCGCGGTCGTGGAGGGCCGCGTAACGCGCGTGACCGACTTCGGCGCGTTCATTCAGTTCGAGAACGGCGAGACGGGCCTCGTGCACATCTCGCAGATCGCCCACTCGTTCGTGCGCAACATTCACGACCACGTCCGCGAAGGCGAGAACGTGGAAGTGAAGGTGCTGGGCCGTGACGAGCGGGGCCGACTCGACCTTTCGATCAAGGAACTGCTCGAGGAGCCCGAGGAGGTGCCCCGCCCCCGTGCCATCGGACGGCAGAGCCCTCAGTTCGAGGCCAAGCTCCGTTCCTTCATGCGTGACGCCAAGGAACGCACCACCGCAGGTGGTGGCAAGAAACCCGCCGGCAAACGCAAGAAGTAA
- a CDS encoding trypsin-like peptidase domain-containing protein has translation MKRSLSILALTGTLAVGGLVGYELNTRTAPVTVSATTSAATQTAPDTNLTAGSGAQGQMVPAASSTYDGGRARTESEANTVQVVKDRQDGLVFVSVKESSEDSAQAQLRQRLQQQFPFALPDDGSGQEQTGTGSGFFVTDSGDIITNNHVVEGASEITVRLHGDDTEYTAKVVARAPDFDLALIRAEGLPAGAARPIPLGDSDNLDVGLKAVAMGAPFGLDFSVSEGIISSLERTVPVGTRGVQQNVIQTDAAINPGNSGGPLLDSAGQVIGVNTQILTGGSGQSAGVGFAIPVNTVKKLLPQLQAGNGGVIQTPTLGVQFTDLSVLSEQQRKQAGLPAQGALIQEVAPDSPAAAAGLQGGTTAGLELNTPQAATQGGADTLSTDGDIITAVDGQPIGEGDDLRRAIIGKRIGDRVKLTVQRAGKTRTVDVTLSAFSFPSNSQ, from the coding sequence ATGAAACGCTCCCTGTCCATCCTGGCTCTGACCGGAACCCTCGCTGTCGGTGGGCTGGTCGGTTACGAACTGAACACCCGCACGGCCCCAGTTACGGTGTCGGCCACCACGTCGGCCGCCACGCAGACCGCGCCGGACACCAACCTCACTGCCGGCAGTGGCGCGCAGGGGCAGATGGTGCCCGCCGCCAGCAGCACCTATGACGGAGGCCGCGCCCGCACGGAATCCGAGGCGAACACCGTGCAGGTCGTCAAGGACCGCCAGGACGGACTGGTGTTCGTGAGCGTCAAGGAGAGCAGCGAGGACAGCGCCCAGGCGCAACTGCGTCAGCGTCTGCAACAGCAGTTCCCGTTCGCGCTCCCCGACGACGGCAGCGGGCAGGAGCAGACCGGTACCGGCAGCGGCTTCTTCGTGACGGACAGTGGCGACATCATCACCAACAACCACGTCGTGGAGGGTGCCAGCGAGATCACCGTCCGCCTGCACGGCGACGACACCGAGTACACGGCGAAAGTCGTGGCCCGCGCCCCCGACTTCGACCTGGCCCTGATCCGCGCCGAGGGACTGCCCGCCGGGGCCGCCCGACCCATCCCGCTGGGCGACAGCGACAACCTGGACGTGGGCCTGAAGGCCGTCGCGATGGGCGCCCCCTTCGGCCTGGACTTCAGCGTGTCCGAGGGGATCATCAGCAGCCTGGAACGCACGGTGCCGGTCGGCACGCGCGGCGTGCAGCAGAACGTCATCCAGACCGACGCCGCCATCAACCCCGGCAACAGCGGCGGCCCGCTGCTGGACAGCGCCGGGCAGGTCATCGGCGTGAACACCCAGATCCTGACCGGCGGCAGCGGCCAGAGCGCCGGGGTGGGCTTCGCGATTCCCGTGAACACCGTCAAGAAACTCCTCCCGCAACTCCAGGCCGGCAACGGCGGCGTGATCCAGACCCCCACCCTGGGCGTGCAGTTCACGGACCTGAGCGTCCTGAGCGAGCAGCAGCGCAAACAGGCGGGGCTCCCCGCCCAGGGCGCGCTGATTCAGGAGGTCGCGCCGGACAGTCCCGCCGCCGCCGCCGGACTGCAGGGCGGCACGACCGCAGGGCTGGAACTGAACACCCCGCAGGCCGCAACGCAGGGCGGCGCGGACACCCTGAGCACCGACGGAGACATCATCACCGCCGTGGACGGCCAGCCCATCGGCGAGGGCGACGACCTGCGCCGCGCCATCATCGGCAAACGCATCGGCGACCGCGTGAAACTCACCGTGCAGCGCGCCGGGAAGACCCGCACCGTCGACGTGACCCTCAGCGCCTTCAGCTTCCCCAGCAACAGCCAGTAA
- a CDS encoding [LysW]-aminoadipate kinase, translating into MIVVKVGGSAGIDYDAVCADLARRWKAGEQLILVHGGSGETNRVAEALGHPPRFVTSPSGYTSRFTDRQTLEIFEMVYCGKMNKGIVERLQRLGVNAVGLSGLDGRIFEGRHKDSVRIVEDGKTKILRGDHTGTVEKVNTGLIDLLLAGGYLPVLTPPASSYEGVAINVDGDRAAAALAVALKADALLLLSNVPGLLRAFPDESSLIREIPAADVESYLEFAQDRMKKKVLGAAEAVQGGVKRVIFGDARAGEPISAALAGAGTVVS; encoded by the coding sequence ATGATAGTAGTGAAGGTCGGCGGAAGCGCCGGAATCGATTACGACGCCGTCTGCGCGGACCTCGCCCGGCGCTGGAAAGCCGGAGAGCAACTGATCCTCGTCCACGGCGGCAGCGGCGAAACCAACCGCGTCGCTGAGGCCCTGGGCCACCCCCCCCGCTTCGTCACCAGCCCCAGCGGGTACACCAGCCGCTTCACGGACCGCCAGACCCTCGAAATCTTCGAGATGGTGTACTGCGGCAAGATGAACAAGGGCATCGTGGAACGCCTGCAACGCCTCGGCGTGAACGCCGTCGGCCTGTCCGGCCTCGACGGCCGCATCTTCGAGGGCCGCCACAAGGACTCCGTGCGGATCGTCGAGGACGGCAAGACGAAGATCCTGCGCGGCGACCACACCGGCACCGTCGAGAAAGTGAACACCGGCCTGATCGACCTGCTGCTGGCGGGCGGCTACCTGCCGGTTCTCACGCCCCCCGCCAGTTCCTACGAGGGTGTGGCCATCAACGTGGACGGTGACCGCGCCGCCGCCGCGCTGGCCGTCGCCCTGAAAGCCGACGCGCTGCTGCTGCTCTCGAACGTGCCGGGCCTGCTGCGCGCCTTCCCCGACGAGAGCAGCCTGATCCGCGAGATTCCCGCCGCCGACGTGGAAAGCTACCTGGAATTCGCGCAGGACCGCATGAAGAAGAAGGTTCTGGGCGCTGCCGAGGCCGTGCAGGGCGGCGTGAAACGCGTGATCTTCGGAGACGCCCGCGCCGGGGAGCCCATCAGCGCCGCGCTCGCCGGGGCCGGCACCGTCGTCTCGTAG
- a CDS encoding DUF1294 domain-containing protein, with protein sequence MGSDWQLNVPALLDFLFRVFVAWQVVWGLVAFVAVWRDKQLAQAREGRLPEATLHRFERLGGWAGSWAAQQVFRHKTRKVAYQRVFRRICLWWAVAWAALLALVVWI encoded by the coding sequence GTGGGCAGTGACTGGCAACTGAACGTCCCGGCACTGCTGGATTTCCTGTTCCGGGTCTTCGTGGCGTGGCAGGTCGTGTGGGGGCTGGTGGCGTTCGTGGCGGTGTGGCGCGACAAGCAACTGGCGCAGGCCCGCGAGGGCCGCCTGCCGGAGGCGACGCTGCACCGCTTCGAGCGGCTGGGCGGCTGGGCCGGGTCGTGGGCGGCCCAGCAGGTCTTCCGGCACAAGACCCGCAAGGTGGCGTACCAGCGGGTCTTCCGGCGCATCTGCCTGTGGTGGGCCGTCGCGTGGGCGGCGCTGCTGGCGCTGGTCGTCTGGATCTGA
- the ispH gene encoding 4-hydroxy-3-methylbut-2-enyl diphosphate reductase, which yields MVERLHLAKPRGFCAGVVMAIQAVEKAAQTESRPVTVYHSIVHNHTVVDRLQAGYGVHFVEDLDGVDALPQGGETVVFSAHGISPAVRERARALGLATIDATCPLVTKVHTEAKKYAREGFTILLIGDSARHQEVIGTQGEAPENTILVGVLGKTGEGLHDPHTVQVPNPQKLVVLTQTTLSVDDTRRTVDILRGRFPALVVPPSEDLCYATKNRQDAVKAIAPQVDLFLVLTSTHSSNGMRLLELAEAECGRSVRLETAADLAGVDFAGVRSVGITSAASTPDDLVQAVVAHFRALNPALEVIEEGEWENIEFREPKKILPTQALPRTQQ from the coding sequence GTGGTTGAGCGCCTTCACCTTGCCAAGCCGCGCGGCTTCTGCGCGGGGGTCGTCATGGCGATTCAGGCGGTCGAGAAGGCCGCACAGACCGAATCCAGGCCGGTGACGGTGTACCACTCCATCGTGCATAACCACACGGTCGTGGACCGCCTTCAGGCCGGGTACGGCGTGCATTTCGTGGAGGACCTCGACGGCGTGGACGCCCTTCCGCAGGGCGGCGAGACGGTCGTGTTCAGCGCGCACGGCATCAGCCCGGCGGTACGCGAGCGGGCGCGGGCGCTGGGACTGGCGACCATCGACGCGACCTGCCCGCTGGTCACCAAGGTGCACACCGAGGCCAAAAAGTACGCCCGTGAGGGCTTCACGATCCTGCTGATCGGGGACAGTGCCCGGCATCAGGAGGTCATCGGCACGCAGGGCGAGGCGCCCGAGAACACCATCCTGGTGGGCGTGCTCGGCAAGACCGGCGAGGGCCTGCACGACCCGCATACGGTGCAGGTGCCGAACCCGCAGAAGCTGGTGGTGCTGACCCAGACGACCCTGAGTGTGGACGACACGCGCCGCACCGTGGACATCCTGCGTGGGCGCTTCCCGGCGCTGGTGGTGCCGCCCAGCGAGGACCTGTGTTACGCCACCAAGAACCGCCAGGACGCCGTGAAGGCCATCGCGCCGCAGGTGGACCTGTTCCTGGTGCTGACCAGCACGCACTCCAGCAACGGCATGCGCCTGCTGGAACTCGCGGAGGCCGAGTGCGGGCGTTCCGTGCGCTTGGAGACGGCGGCGGACCTCGCGGGTGTGGACTTTGCGGGCGTGCGCTCGGTGGGGATCACCAGCGCGGCCAGCACGCCGGACGATCTGGTGCAGGCGGTCGTGGCGCACTTCCGGGCGCTGAACCCGGCGCTGGAGGTCATCGAGGAGGGCGAGTGGGAGAACATCGAGTTCCGCGAGCCGAAGAAGATCCTGCCCACCCAGGCGCTGCCCCGCACCCAGCAGTGA
- a CDS encoding phospholipase D-like domain-containing protein produces MRGVLILLALLGGRVGAAELPLWLGPARPAVVAGWPPAGAGGACGEPAGPLERALWEAVRTPGGSDLSCGNAFVEFLRTPRDLNTPVDAFDRIAQQVVGARSEVLLTSMEWRGGPGMPGWTFARAVRDLHARVQAAPGEYPQGVSVRVLLGGYPDPLDPDGTGPARALVRDLRALGVPLRDAALGWQVSVLNFRFLPHSHVKLHVIDGQDLTVAGFNFSPWHLPAGGPESLPQARSLHDLGLRLRGPVAQAGVAAFDDLWRHSWQLRCPPLVAPDAVNAACVRGEAEPVSHPSAAQQAVRAGEARAFLLYRRPGGEDQADRAQLALIGAAQESLDLMQADFGTSLTCWFAFLRPDPCQAEDQPPYFGAVLAALERGVRVRLLLVDYGVGAVPNRSAVALLRRELRRRGLEDRFEARYTTFALHTKALVVDGSVVVAGSINFHFSAWGPWGLAEAALATSDAGAVAAQSVSFAEAWRTSSRPVPDEWWLGRVPAGAP; encoded by the coding sequence GTGCGGGGTGTCCTGATCCTTCTGGCACTGCTGGGTGGCCGGGTCGGGGCGGCCGAGTTGCCGCTGTGGCTGGGGCCGGCGCGTCCGGCAGTGGTGGCGGGGTGGCCTCCGGCGGGTGCGGGCGGAGCCTGCGGCGAACCGGCCGGGCCGCTGGAGCGGGCATTGTGGGAGGCGGTCCGCACGCCGGGCGGATCGGACCTGTCGTGCGGGAACGCGTTCGTGGAGTTCCTGCGCACGCCCCGTGACCTGAACACGCCGGTGGACGCCTTCGACCGGATCGCGCAGCAGGTGGTCGGGGCGCGCTCGGAGGTGCTGCTGACCTCCATGGAGTGGCGGGGCGGGCCGGGAATGCCCGGCTGGACCTTCGCGCGGGCCGTGCGGGACCTGCACGCGCGGGTGCAGGCCGCTCCGGGCGAGTACCCGCAGGGCGTGTCGGTGCGGGTGCTGCTGGGCGGCTACCCGGACCCGCTGGACCCGGACGGGACCGGGCCGGCGCGGGCGCTGGTGCGCGACCTGCGGGCGCTGGGCGTGCCGTTACGGGACGCGGCGCTGGGCTGGCAGGTGTCGGTCCTGAATTTCCGGTTCCTGCCGCACAGTCACGTGAAACTGCATGTGATCGACGGGCAGGATCTGACGGTGGCGGGCTTCAATTTCTCGCCGTGGCACCTGCCGGCGGGCGGGCCGGAATCGTTGCCGCAGGCGCGGTCCCTGCACGACCTGGGCCTGCGGCTGCGGGGGCCGGTCGCGCAGGCGGGCGTGGCGGCCTTCGATGACCTGTGGCGGCACTCGTGGCAGTTGCGCTGCCCGCCGCTGGTCGCACCGGACGCCGTGAACGCCGCGTGCGTGCGGGGCGAGGCGGAGCCGGTGTCGCACCCGTCGGCGGCGCAGCAGGCGGTCCGGGCGGGCGAGGCGCGGGCGTTCCTGCTGTACCGGCGGCCCGGCGGGGAGGATCAGGCGGACCGGGCGCAACTGGCGTTGATCGGCGCGGCGCAGGAGTCACTGGATCTGATGCAGGCGGATTTCGGGACGTCGCTGACGTGCTGGTTCGCGTTCCTGCGGCCCGATCCGTGCCAAGCGGAGGATCAACCGCCGTACTTCGGGGCGGTGCTCGCGGCGCTGGAGCGGGGCGTGCGCGTGCGGCTGCTGCTGGTGGATTACGGGGTGGGGGCCGTGCCGAACCGCTCGGCGGTGGCCCTGCTGCGCCGCGAGTTGCGGCGGCGCGGCCTGGAGGACCGGTTCGAGGCGCGCTACACGACGTTCGCCCTGCACACCAAGGCGCTGGTCGTGGACGGATCGGTGGTCGTGGCGGGCAGCATCAACTTTCATTTCAGTGCGTGGGGGCCGTGGGGACTGGCCGAGGCGGCCCTGGCGACCTCGGATGCGGGGGCGGTGGCGGCGCAGAGCGTGTCGTTCGCGGAGGCGTGGCGCACGTCGAGCCGCCCAGTGCCGGACGAGTGGTGGCTGGGCCGCGTTCCGGCCGGCGCACCCTGA
- a CDS encoding glycerol-3-phosphate acyltransferase has translation MLFLSALLLLVAFLVGSVPLGHAVLSRSGVNVRVMNAHNLGVENVLYRVGPGLATTTAALDAAKGFLAVLMASSLGVPEVTLLAGLAAYLGHLNPPRALYGQTPPRGRGNLVLLGVMAALAVTGAAPLWVAALPVVVYAGVAGFWGYVSAATLAGLLAFALAVATLPLGPAAKLGALALLVAATWRFKENLGRMLDGTEPRLGEAVPLAGRRSDEVVAAFMIHPMTLENFWSARRFAWLRPLVEKGLISEAGVRQMAESLRPMKVGELQGIRTTDGKSIRCYLLSSPLLPDVFRDNPDLATRRAIEGARLAQELGAEVFGLGAFWSVVGNKGVDVQAAVPDITITNGGAYTSGTIKAAIPGILEHFAAEGRDLKQATAGIVGANGVVAFGIARTIAPQVGKVIMIGRDLERLERSAATLRRASKDTEIVTTTSYDTLKEADLIFTATSDPNPVIFPQHVKSGAWIFDEGRPADVDESVAAIPGVRVIPGGVVRPPGGMTSNIDLQFGDGQVPACLAETLIIAATGEHWRKSLGPQTLTENINFFVEQAAKLGFEVVD, from the coding sequence ATGTTGTTTCTGTCGGCCCTGCTGTTACTCGTGGCGTTCCTGGTGGGCAGTGTCCCGCTCGGGCACGCGGTCCTGTCGCGCTCGGGCGTGAACGTGCGCGTCATGAACGCGCACAACCTGGGGGTCGAGAACGTCCTGTACCGGGTCGGGCCGGGTCTGGCCACCACGACCGCCGCCCTAGACGCCGCCAAGGGGTTCCTGGCGGTCCTGATGGCCTCCAGCCTGGGCGTGCCCGAGGTGACGCTCCTGGCGGGCCTCGCCGCGTACCTGGGGCACCTGAACCCGCCGCGCGCGCTGTACGGGCAGACGCCGCCGCGCGGACGGGGCAACCTGGTGCTGCTGGGCGTCATGGCGGCCCTGGCCGTGACGGGCGCCGCGCCGCTGTGGGTGGCGGCCCTGCCGGTCGTGGTGTACGCGGGCGTGGCGGGCTTCTGGGGGTACGTGAGCGCCGCGACCCTCGCGGGCCTGCTGGCCTTCGCGCTGGCGGTGGCGACGTTGCCACTGGGGCCGGCCGCGAAACTGGGCGCGCTGGCCCTGCTGGTCGCCGCGACGTGGCGTTTCAAGGAGAACCTGGGCCGCATGCTGGACGGCACCGAACCCCGCCTGGGCGAGGCGGTGCCGCTGGCCGGACGCCGCAGCGACGAGGTGGTCGCGGCGTTCATGATTCACCCCATGACCCTGGAGAACTTCTGGAGTGCGCGGCGCTTCGCGTGGCTGCGTCCACTGGTGGAAAAGGGACTGATCAGCGAGGCGGGCGTGCGGCAGATGGCCGAAAGCCTGCGTCCCATGAAGGTCGGGGAGTTGCAGGGCATCCGCACCACGGACGGCAAGAGCATCCGCTGTTACCTGCTGTCCAGTCCGCTGCTGCCGGACGTATTCCGCGACAACCCGGACCTCGCCACGCGCCGCGCCATCGAGGGCGCGCGGCTGGCGCAGGAACTCGGCGCGGAGGTCTTCGGGCTGGGCGCGTTCTGGTCGGTGGTGGGCAACAAGGGCGTGGACGTGCAGGCGGCCGTGCCGGACATCACCATCACGAACGGCGGGGCGTACACGTCCGGGACCATCAAGGCCGCCATTCCGGGCATCCTGGAGCACTTCGCCGCCGAGGGCCGCGACCTGAAACAGGCGACGGCAGGCATCGTCGGGGCCAACGGCGTGGTCGCGTTCGGGATCGCGCGGACCATCGCCCCGCAGGTGGGCAAAGTCATCATGATCGGCCGTGATCTCGAGAGGCTGGAACGCAGCGCCGCCACCCTGCGCCGCGCGTCGAAGGACACCGAGATCGTCACGACCACCAGTTACGACACCCTGAAGGAAGCGGACCTGATCTTCACGGCGACCAGCGACCCGAACCCCGTGATCTTCCCGCAGCACGTGAAAAGTGGCGCGTGGATCTTCGACGAGGGCCGCCCCGCCGACGTGGACGAGAGCGTGGCCGCCATTCCCGGCGTGCGCGTCATTCCGGGCGGCGTGGTGCGCCCTCCCGGCGGCATGACCAGCAACATCGACCTGCAGTTCGGGGACGGACAGGTGCCCGCCTGCCTCGCCGAGACGCTGATCATCGCCGCGACCGGCGAGCACTGGCGCAAGAGCCTGGGGCCGCAGACGCTGACCGAGAACATCAACTTCTTCGTCGAGCAGGCCGCGAAACTGGGTTTCGAAGTCGTCGACTGA
- a CDS encoding DUF4388 domain-containing protein, producing MQGLLSDLPLLGVLELIHTTRQTGVLEVQADVPFTVAFVNGEIVSGGILDWLGSEALHASPMLPESGMFTFEPRAVTGTPLGAYGHFSTDWARISDEWGQVCGVIGSPSRVFQGQLPLFDVPQGRSVRAAAREAEVPLFQVAQVVAQAVRDGRLEPQDRFEWFRLRLMPTRQRAALHPVARVLDGERTLGDAVSIGTPLNEVRDYLLGELRLGLRFPGSGWVLRDLVWEQKNLS from the coding sequence ATGCAAGGCCTGCTGAGCGACCTTCCCCTCCTTGGGGTCCTGGAACTGATTCACACGACCCGTCAGACGGGGGTGCTGGAGGTTCAGGCGGACGTGCCGTTCACGGTGGCGTTCGTGAACGGCGAGATCGTGTCCGGCGGCATTCTCGACTGGCTGGGCAGCGAGGCGCTGCACGCCAGCCCGATGCTGCCCGAGTCCGGCATGTTCACCTTCGAGCCGCGCGCCGTGACGGGCACGCCGCTGGGCGCGTACGGGCACTTCTCGACCGACTGGGCGCGCATCAGTGACGAGTGGGGGCAGGTGTGCGGCGTGATCGGCAGTCCCAGCCGGGTGTTCCAGGGTCAGCTGCCGCTGTTCGACGTGCCGCAGGGCCGCTCGGTGCGGGCGGCGGCGCGCGAGGCCGAGGTGCCGCTGTTCCAGGTGGCGCAGGTGGTCGCGCAGGCCGTCCGGGACGGGCGACTGGAGCCGCAGGACCGCTTCGAGTGGTTCCGGCTGCGGCTGATGCCGACCCGGCAGCGGGCGGCGCTGCATCCGGTGGCGCGCGTTCTGGACGGCGAACGCACCCTGGGGGACGCGGTCTCGATCGGCACGCCCCTGAACGAGGTCCGCGACTACCTGCTGGGCGAACTGCGCCTGGGGCTGCGTTTTCCCGGCAGCGGCTGGGTGCTGCGCGACCTCGTGTGGGAGCAGAAGAACCTGAGCTGA